In one window of Arachis ipaensis cultivar K30076 chromosome B06, Araip1.1, whole genome shotgun sequence DNA:
- the LOC110263615 gene encoding uncharacterized protein LOC110263615 yields the protein MLFPPSFFTVMVHLTVHLVEEAKLGGPVHYRYMYPIERELGHLKSFVRNKTHPEGSIAEGYLAEESLTFCSRYIDDMETRFNRPSRLCYDPPYEMSSVLPKLGTPHGGHSNFNLTKIEKLQAHRYVVFNREDVKPYINAFRDHIRRTSKGRRLSPAEIEKKVNKDFVDWFQALSVNPDNPYEMSTDIKFLARGPMMNARRFSVYDINGLIHTGEREEHEPYIEASQAQMVYYVDDMVNKG from the exons ATGTTATTTCCTCCATCATTCTTCACCGTTATGGTGCATCTAACAGTCCATCTTGTTGAGGAAGCAAAACTTGGGGGGCCAGTCCATTATCGATACATGTATCCCATCGAAAG GGAATTGGGACACTTGAAGTCCTTTGTACGAAATAAAACACATCCAGAAGGTTCTATTGCTGAGGGTTATTTAGCTGAAGAGTCTCTTACTTTTTGTTCTCGGTATATTGATGACATGGAGACTAGATTTAACAGGCCTAGTCGTCTTTGTTATGATCCCCCTTATGAAATGTCTTCAGTCTTGCCCAAGTTAGGTACTCCACATGGAGGTCATTCAAACTTCAATTTAACTAAAATAGAGAAGTTGCAAGCTCATCGTTATGTGGTTTTCAATCGCGAAGATGTGAAACCATATATCAACGCCTTTAGAGACCACATTAGGagaacttcaaaaggaagaagacTCTCACCTGCAGAGATAGAAAAGAAAGTTAATAAAGACTTTGTTGATTGGTTTCAAGCATTG AGTGTGAATCCAGATAATCCATACGAAATGTCAACTGATATAAAGTTTCTTGCACGAGGCCCAATGATGAATGCAAGGAGATTTTCTGTTTATGACATCAATGG ATTAATTCACACGGGTGAGCGTGAAGAACATGAACCTTATAttgaagcatctcaagcacaaATGGTGTATTATGTTGATGATATGGTAAATAAAGGGTAG
- the LOC107605420 gene encoding formin-like protein 18 isoform X1, with product MDEDEHKMHIRGTIEQLCDHFPEASYMVFNMREGENQSQISYILNDYDMTVMDYPRQYEGCPILTMEMIHHFLRSCENWLQLGLQNIVLMHCERGGWPVLAFMLAAFLIYRKQFTGELKTLEMIYKQAPRELLQLMSPLNPLPSQLRYLQYISRRNVGSEWPPLDRAVTLDCVIIRIIPNMDGEGGCRPIFRIYGQDPFMAADRTPKVLFSTPKRSKFVRHYKQADTELVKIDIHCHVQGDVVLECITLENDLDREKMMFRVMFNTGFIRSNILMLNRDDLDILWDTKDDFPKDFRVEILFSDMETKSSVISIDLPYLEEKDGLPIEAFAKAKKIFSHVDWLDTNIEVAAVLQQITGSNIFLEKLDGAASPKMSHLRKDSSPRGFKFDSKIQVDVKSPDSTFEGKLAMSSLKSGDASVEKKVEAFESMASQEHNIKTPTHMGQGYQPVPTIGVSAHSDSTWKEMKSVKSKESMENNAEFPTSMIQGKQSTPLTGPSTVAKSNAKLENDTMHPISLAQSIQSIPTPTDANSALLESSKKDTESLKSPALLENDRRSKLEPQKMPESDLKRPTSAVQGTIPTSSIESSINAPMQKKIDSLAEPHTVLASDIKTHTSVGPRTHLTPSRDSSSAIAQVESLETNALSENDTKDPLCIAQEKQSTHVTKSVVANSNKEEVRELEAKVLSDIDSKSLTSIVQRKQDSPLPEPRIGSKFSASIAQGKQSIPSIEPCMDANSMEKKIEPLESMMKNTESLESKALLKNEAKILTSAQEKQSIPLIEPSINANSMEKIKPLESMVKDTESSVSTASLKSETKSSTSMAQEKQSIPLIEPSTDAKSMEKKKDTKSLESKSSIKSDVKSSTSMAQEEQSIPLIEPSQDVNSIKAQESMTLSETVTKSLPFTDQRKQHSPSLEPPVDATSSKKMTESNELQVPLQFPKIISPQVHQAIRPAPAPGSPSAITRFPSSSSALGIMSVLQDDAPKDMKEEVTHAVKSPLSGSMSPPDSKVSKSAEHSPEHILHTSPVKPSVDAVATIEKTFGLNAPVVSPSRSPSTPSSPPQSEPFAKSIQTTDIHNLHPSPPPPPPHATPSLPKTSSSIVKDSFKSPSPLPPPPPPPPPPSLIRQSSLSSADGPLSMNKAAAMPIRPPPPPLSTGQTSSSSIPPPPPPMSGLPPSAMSHPPAPPPPPVPSVTTPSPPTSLAPPPPPPSASASANVPPVPPPPLPNGLTRSGSLSSQANANVAPIPGPPPVPGPPGVPGPPAAPGPPGKGRGLLRANSKGICTKKSNLKPYHWLKLTRVMQGSLWAETQKLDEASRTPEFDMSELESLFSATAPNSDANEGKSTLRSGQKVDKVQLIELRRAYNCEIMLSKVKIPLADLMSSVLALDESALDIDQVENLIKFCPTKEEMELLKNYTGDKEHLGRCEQVSGFYLFLTTLFFYLSLTREFLMVRLLALMV from the exons ATGGATGAAGATGAACATAAAATGCATATAAGGGGGACAATTGAGCAACTTTGTGATCACTTCCCTGAAGCTTCATATATGGTGTTCAACATGCGGGAGGGAGAAAATCAAAGCCAGATTTCTTACATTTTGAACGATTATGATATGACTGTGATGGACTATCCTCGACAGTATGAAGGTTGCCCAATACTCACCATGGAGATGATCCACCATTTCCTGAGATCATGTGAAAACTGGCTTCAGCTTGGGCTACAAAATATTGTCTTAATGCATTGTGAACGAGGTGGATGGCCCGTTTTAGCATTTATGCTAGCCGCTTTCTTGATTTATAGAAAGCAATTTACAGGAGAGCTGAAAACATTAGAAATGATATACAAGCAAGCTCCGAGGGAACTTTTGCAATTGATGTCACCATTGAATCCATTGCCTTCACAACTGAGGTATCTTCAATATATATCAAGAAGAAATGTTGGTTCAGAATGGCCTCCTCTAGATAGAGCAGTTACATTGGACTGTGTAATTATAAGAATCATTCCTAATATGGATGGAGAGGGTGGTTGCCGTCCTATATTTCGGATATATGGACAGGACCCTTTTATGGCAGCTGATCGGACTCCCAAAGTTCTTTTTTCGACTCCAAAAAGGAGCAAATTTGTTCGGCATTACAAGCAG GCTGATACAGAACTGGTTAAGATTGACATACATTGTCATGTTCAAGGGGATGTCGTTCTTGAGTGTATTACTCTAGAAAATGATTTGGATCGTGAAAAAATGATGTTTCGTGTGATGTTTAATACAGGATTCATAAGGTCAAATATTTTGATGCTTAACCGTGATGACCTTGACATATTATGGGATACTAAAGATGACTTCCCAAAAGATTTTAGAGTAGAG ATTCTTTTCTCGGATATGGAAACAAAATCTTCTGTTATTTCAATTGATCTGCCTTATCTTGAGGAGAAGGATGGCCTACCGATTGAAGCATTTGCTAAGGCTAAAAAAATTTTCAGCCATGTTGACTGGCTCGACACAAATATTGAGGTAGCAGCTGTGCTACAACAAATCACAGGATCAAATATCTTTTTGGAAAAATTGGATGGTGCAGCTTCTCCCAAAATGAGCCATTTGCGAAAGGATTCATCGCCTAGAGGATTTAAATTTGATTCTAAGATACAAGTCGATGTGAAGAGTCCTGACTCCACATTTGAGGGGAAACTTGCTATGTCCTCACTCAAATCTGGAGATGCTTCTGTAGAAAAGAAGGTAGAAGCATTTGAATCAATGGCGTCGCAAGAACATAACATCAAGACTCCTACTCATATGGGTCAGGGGTACCAACCTGTTCCCACAATTGGAGTCTCAGCACATTCAGATTCTACTTGGAAGGAAATGAAGTCAGTAAAATCAAAGGAATCAATGGAAAATAACGCCGAGTTTCCTACATCTATGATTCAAGGGAAACAATCAACTCCCTTAACCGGACCATCTACGGTTGCAAAATCCAATGCAAAGTTGGAAAATGACACCATGCATCCTATATCTTTGGCTCAAAGCATACAATCTATTCCCACGCCAACTGATGCAAATTCAGCACTGTTGGAATCAAGCAAAAAGGATACTGAATCATTAAAGTCACCGGCATTGTTGGAAAATGATAGAAGATCTAAACTTGAACCACAGAAGATGCCAGAAAGTGATTTGAAGAGACCCACTTCGGCAGTTCAGGGGACAATTCCTACTTCATCAATTGAATCATCCATCAATGCTCCTATGCAAAAGAAGATAGATTCACTGGCAGAACCACACACTGTTCTGGCAAGTGACATTAAGACTCACACTTCAGTGGGTCCGAGGACACATCTCACTCCCTCAAGAGATTCCAGTTCTGCTATTGCACAGGTTGAATCATTAGAAACAAACGCATTATCGGAAAACGATACCAAGGATCCTCTATGTATAGCTCAGGAGAAACAGTCTACTCATGTAACCAAATCCGTGGTTGCAAACTCAAACAAGGAGGAGGTTAGGGAATTGGAAGCAAAGGTGTTGTCAGATATTGATTCCAAGAGTCTCACATCCATAGTTCAGAGGAAACAAGATAGTCCTTTACCTGAACCACGCATTGGCAGTAAGTTTTCTGCTTCAATTGCTCAGGGGAAACAGTCTATTCCCTCAATTGAACCGTGTATGGATGCTAATTCAATGGAAAAGAAGATTGAACCACTAGAGTCAATGATGAAGAATACTGAATCATTAGAATCGAAGGCATTGCTTAAAAATGAGGCCAAGATATTGACATCGGCTCAGGAGAAACAGTCTATTCCATTGATTGAACCATCTATCAATGCTAATTCTATGGAAAAGATTAAACCATTAGAGTCCATGGTAAAGGATACGGAATCATCAGTGTCGACGGCGTCACTCAAAAGTGAGACCAAGAGCTCGACATCTATGGCTCAGGAGAAACAATCTATTCCGTTGATTGAACCATCTACTGATGCTAAGTCAATGGAAAAGAAGAAGGATACTAAATCATTAGAATCAAAGTCATCAATTAAAAGTGATGTAAAGAGTTCGACATCTATGGCTCAGGAGGAACAGTCtattcccttgattgaaccatcCCAGGATGTAAATTCAATCAAGGCCCAAGAGTCAATGACGTTATCAGAAACCGTTACTAAGAGTCTCCCATTTACAGATCAGAGGAAACAACATAGTCCCTCACTTGAGCCACCTGTCGATGCAACCTCAAGTAAAAAAATGACTGAATCTAATGAATTGCAGGTTCCTTTACAGTTTCCTAAAATCATATCTCCACAGGTGCATCAAGCAATTCGACCAGCTCCAGCACCAGGTTCACCTTCAGCTATCACAAGATTTCCGAGTTCATCATCAGCTCTTGGAATAATGTCTGTGTTGCAGGATGATGCACCAAAGGATATGAAAGAAGAAGTCACACATGCAGTGAAATCTCCTCTGTCCGGTAGTATGTCTCCCCCGGACTCAAAGGTGTCGAAATCGGCAGAGCATAGTCCTGAACATATTTTGCATACATCACCAGTAAAACCTTCGGTGGATGCTGTTGCGACCATAGAGAAGACTTTTGGGCTCAATGCTCCTGTGGTTTCTCCTTCCCGTTCTCCATCTACACCTTCATCACCGCCTCAAAGTGAGCCTTTTGCAAAATCAATACAAACTACTGATATCCATAACCTCCATCCTTCCCCtccccctcctcctcctcatGCAACCCCTTCCCTTCCCAAAACATCATCTTCCATTGTCAAAGATTCATTTAAAAGTCCGTCTCCTctgcctcctcctcctcctcctcctccacctcCATCTTTAATTAGACAGTCCTCATTATCTTCAGCTGATGGCCCCTTGAGTATGAACAAGGCTGCTGCTATGCCTATTCGACCTCCCCCACCTCCGCTGTCAACTGGACAGACATCATCATCTTCaatacctcctcctcctcctcctatgTCTGGACTTCCTCCTTCTGCAATGTCTCATCCCCCTGCCCCACCTCCTCCTCCTGTTCCTTCGGTCACCACACCTAGTCCTCCTACATCACTGGctccacctccacctcctccCTCAGCTTCTGCATCTGCAAATGTTCCACCTGTACCCCCACCTCCACTTCCAAATGGATTGACAAGATCTGGCTCTTTGTCATCACAAGCTAATGCTAATGTGGCTCCAATTCCTGGACCGCCTCCAGTTCCCGGACCGCCTGGGGTTCCTGGACCGCCTGCAGCCCCTGGGCCGCCTGGGAAAGGACGTGGCCTGTTGCGAGCAAATTCCAAAGGTATCTGTACTAAAAAGAGCAATCTGAAACCTTACCATTGGTTAAAGTTAACAAGGGTCATGCAAGGAAGTTTATGGGCTGAGACACAAAAACTTGATGAAGCTTCAAG GACTCCAGAGTTTGACATGTCAGAACTGGAGTCTCTTTTCTCTGCAACTGCTCCAAATTCTGATGCAAATGAAGGAAAATCAACTCTCCGTTCTGGACAGAAAGTGGATAAAGTCCAACTG ATTGAACTCAGGCGTGCATATAACTGTGAGATCATGCTTTCAAAAGTCAAAATACCTTTGGCTGATCTAATG AGCTCTGTGCTAGCATTGGATGAATCAGCATTAGATATTGATCAGGTTGAAAACCTCATCAAGTTCTGCCCAACCAAGGAAGAGATGGAGCTGCTCAAG AACTATACTGGAGATAAGGAGCACTTAGGAAGGTGTGAACAGGTAAGTGGATTTTACTTATTTCTAACTACTCTTTTCTTTTACTTATCTTTAACTAGGGAATTTCTTATGGTAAGATTATTAGCACTGAtggtataa
- the LOC107605420 gene encoding formin-like protein 18 isoform X2 produces MAMFRKFFYKKPPDGLLEISERVYVFDYCFTTDLMDEDEHKMHIRGTIEQLCDHFPEASYMVFNMREGENQSQISYILNDYDMTVMDYPRQYEGCPILTMEMIHHFLRSCENWLQLGLQNIVLMHCERGGWPVLAFMLAAFLIYRKQFTGELKTLEMIYKQAPRELLQLMSPLNPLPSQLRYLQYISRRNVGSEWPPLDRAVTLDCVIIRIIPNMDGEGGCRPIFRIYGQDPFMAADRTPKVLFSTPKRSKFVRHYKQADTELVKIDIHCHVQGDVVLECITLENDLDREKMMFRVMFNTGFIRSNILMLNRDDLDILWDTKDDFPKDFRVEILFSDMETKSSVISIDLPYLEEKDGLPIEAFAKAKKIFSHVDWLDTNIEVAAVLQQITGSNIFLEKLDGAASPKMSHLRKDSSPRGFKFDSKIQVDVKSPDSTFEGKLAMSSLKSGDASVEKKVEAFESMASQEHNIKTPTHMGQGYQPVPTIGVSAHSDSTWKEMKSVKSKESMENNAEFPTSMIQGKQSTPLTGPSTVAKSNAKLENDTMHPISLAQSIQSIPTPTDANSALLESSKKDTESLKSPALLENDRRSKLEPQKMPESDLKRPTSAVQGTIPTSSIESSINAPMQKKIDSLAEPHTVLASDIKTHTSVGPRTHLTPSRDSSSAIAQVESLETNALSENDTKDPLCIAQEKQSTHVTKSVVANSNKEEVRELEAKVLSDIDSKSLTSIVQRKQDSPLPEPRIGSKFSASIAQGKQSIPSIEPCMDANSMEKKIEPLESMMKNTESLESKALLKNEAKILTSAQEKQSIPLIEPSINANSMEKIKPLESMVKDTESSVSTASLKSETKSSTSMAQEKQSIPLIEPSTDAKSMEKKKDTKSLESKSSIKSDVKSSTSMAQEEQSIPLIEPSQDVNSIKAQESMTLSETVTKSLPFTDQRKQHSPSLEPPVDATSSKKMTESNELQVPLQFPKIISPQVHQAIRPAPAPGSPSAITRFPSSSSALGIMSVLQDDAPKDMKEEVTHAVKSPLSGSMSPPDSKVSKSAEHSPEHILHTSPVKPSVDAVATIEKTFGLNAPVVSPSRSPSTPSSPPQSEPFAKSIQTTDIHNLHPSPPPPPPHATPSLPKTSSSIVKDSFKSPSPLPPPPPPPPPPSLIRQSSLSSADGPLSMNKAAAMPIRPPPPPLSTGQTSSSSIPPPPPPMSGLPPSAMSHPPAPPPPPVPSVTTPSPPTSLAPPPPPPSASASANVPPVPPPPLPNGLTRSGSLSSQANANVAPIPGPPPVPGPPGVPGPPAAPGPPGKGRGLLRANSKGICTKKSNLKPYHWLKLTRVMQGSLWAETQKLDEASRTPEFDMSELESLFSATAPNSDANEGKSTLRSGQKVDKVQLIELRRAYNCEIMLSKVKIPLADLMSSVLALDESALDIDQVENLIKFCPTKEEMELLKNYTGDKEHLGRCEQVSGFYLFLTTLXRVENKLRVFSFKIQFNSQVSELKRDLNIVNSASEEIRSSVKLKRIMQTILSLGNALNHGTARGSALGFRLDSLLKLTDTRARNNKMTLMHYLCKVISKKLPELLEFPQDLVNLEASTKIQLKYLAEEMQAISKGLEKVVQELTASENDGPVSVNFCQILKEFLSNGEAEVRALAQLYANVGRNADALALYFGEDPARVPFEQVVSTLLNFVRMFVKAHEENCKQMESDKKKAEKEAENEKVKITHKESENVMQPAIKSADIN; encoded by the exons ATGGCAATGTTCCGCAAGTTCTTCTATAAGAAGCCCCCAGATGGGCTTCTAGAAATCAGTGAGAGGGTTTATG TCTTTGATTATTGCTTTACGACTGATCTTATGGATGAAGATGAACATAAAATGCATATAAGGGGGACAATTGAGCAACTTTGTGATCACTTCCCTGAAGCTTCATATATGGTGTTCAACATGCGGGAGGGAGAAAATCAAAGCCAGATTTCTTACATTTTGAACGATTATGATATGACTGTGATGGACTATCCTCGACAGTATGAAGGTTGCCCAATACTCACCATGGAGATGATCCACCATTTCCTGAGATCATGTGAAAACTGGCTTCAGCTTGGGCTACAAAATATTGTCTTAATGCATTGTGAACGAGGTGGATGGCCCGTTTTAGCATTTATGCTAGCCGCTTTCTTGATTTATAGAAAGCAATTTACAGGAGAGCTGAAAACATTAGAAATGATATACAAGCAAGCTCCGAGGGAACTTTTGCAATTGATGTCACCATTGAATCCATTGCCTTCACAACTGAGGTATCTTCAATATATATCAAGAAGAAATGTTGGTTCAGAATGGCCTCCTCTAGATAGAGCAGTTACATTGGACTGTGTAATTATAAGAATCATTCCTAATATGGATGGAGAGGGTGGTTGCCGTCCTATATTTCGGATATATGGACAGGACCCTTTTATGGCAGCTGATCGGACTCCCAAAGTTCTTTTTTCGACTCCAAAAAGGAGCAAATTTGTTCGGCATTACAAGCAG GCTGATACAGAACTGGTTAAGATTGACATACATTGTCATGTTCAAGGGGATGTCGTTCTTGAGTGTATTACTCTAGAAAATGATTTGGATCGTGAAAAAATGATGTTTCGTGTGATGTTTAATACAGGATTCATAAGGTCAAATATTTTGATGCTTAACCGTGATGACCTTGACATATTATGGGATACTAAAGATGACTTCCCAAAAGATTTTAGAGTAGAG ATTCTTTTCTCGGATATGGAAACAAAATCTTCTGTTATTTCAATTGATCTGCCTTATCTTGAGGAGAAGGATGGCCTACCGATTGAAGCATTTGCTAAGGCTAAAAAAATTTTCAGCCATGTTGACTGGCTCGACACAAATATTGAGGTAGCAGCTGTGCTACAACAAATCACAGGATCAAATATCTTTTTGGAAAAATTGGATGGTGCAGCTTCTCCCAAAATGAGCCATTTGCGAAAGGATTCATCGCCTAGAGGATTTAAATTTGATTCTAAGATACAAGTCGATGTGAAGAGTCCTGACTCCACATTTGAGGGGAAACTTGCTATGTCCTCACTCAAATCTGGAGATGCTTCTGTAGAAAAGAAGGTAGAAGCATTTGAATCAATGGCGTCGCAAGAACATAACATCAAGACTCCTACTCATATGGGTCAGGGGTACCAACCTGTTCCCACAATTGGAGTCTCAGCACATTCAGATTCTACTTGGAAGGAAATGAAGTCAGTAAAATCAAAGGAATCAATGGAAAATAACGCCGAGTTTCCTACATCTATGATTCAAGGGAAACAATCAACTCCCTTAACCGGACCATCTACGGTTGCAAAATCCAATGCAAAGTTGGAAAATGACACCATGCATCCTATATCTTTGGCTCAAAGCATACAATCTATTCCCACGCCAACTGATGCAAATTCAGCACTGTTGGAATCAAGCAAAAAGGATACTGAATCATTAAAGTCACCGGCATTGTTGGAAAATGATAGAAGATCTAAACTTGAACCACAGAAGATGCCAGAAAGTGATTTGAAGAGACCCACTTCGGCAGTTCAGGGGACAATTCCTACTTCATCAATTGAATCATCCATCAATGCTCCTATGCAAAAGAAGATAGATTCACTGGCAGAACCACACACTGTTCTGGCAAGTGACATTAAGACTCACACTTCAGTGGGTCCGAGGACACATCTCACTCCCTCAAGAGATTCCAGTTCTGCTATTGCACAGGTTGAATCATTAGAAACAAACGCATTATCGGAAAACGATACCAAGGATCCTCTATGTATAGCTCAGGAGAAACAGTCTACTCATGTAACCAAATCCGTGGTTGCAAACTCAAACAAGGAGGAGGTTAGGGAATTGGAAGCAAAGGTGTTGTCAGATATTGATTCCAAGAGTCTCACATCCATAGTTCAGAGGAAACAAGATAGTCCTTTACCTGAACCACGCATTGGCAGTAAGTTTTCTGCTTCAATTGCTCAGGGGAAACAGTCTATTCCCTCAATTGAACCGTGTATGGATGCTAATTCAATGGAAAAGAAGATTGAACCACTAGAGTCAATGATGAAGAATACTGAATCATTAGAATCGAAGGCATTGCTTAAAAATGAGGCCAAGATATTGACATCGGCTCAGGAGAAACAGTCTATTCCATTGATTGAACCATCTATCAATGCTAATTCTATGGAAAAGATTAAACCATTAGAGTCCATGGTAAAGGATACGGAATCATCAGTGTCGACGGCGTCACTCAAAAGTGAGACCAAGAGCTCGACATCTATGGCTCAGGAGAAACAATCTATTCCGTTGATTGAACCATCTACTGATGCTAAGTCAATGGAAAAGAAGAAGGATACTAAATCATTAGAATCAAAGTCATCAATTAAAAGTGATGTAAAGAGTTCGACATCTATGGCTCAGGAGGAACAGTCtattcccttgattgaaccatcCCAGGATGTAAATTCAATCAAGGCCCAAGAGTCAATGACGTTATCAGAAACCGTTACTAAGAGTCTCCCATTTACAGATCAGAGGAAACAACATAGTCCCTCACTTGAGCCACCTGTCGATGCAACCTCAAGTAAAAAAATGACTGAATCTAATGAATTGCAGGTTCCTTTACAGTTTCCTAAAATCATATCTCCACAGGTGCATCAAGCAATTCGACCAGCTCCAGCACCAGGTTCACCTTCAGCTATCACAAGATTTCCGAGTTCATCATCAGCTCTTGGAATAATGTCTGTGTTGCAGGATGATGCACCAAAGGATATGAAAGAAGAAGTCACACATGCAGTGAAATCTCCTCTGTCCGGTAGTATGTCTCCCCCGGACTCAAAGGTGTCGAAATCGGCAGAGCATAGTCCTGAACATATTTTGCATACATCACCAGTAAAACCTTCGGTGGATGCTGTTGCGACCATAGAGAAGACTTTTGGGCTCAATGCTCCTGTGGTTTCTCCTTCCCGTTCTCCATCTACACCTTCATCACCGCCTCAAAGTGAGCCTTTTGCAAAATCAATACAAACTACTGATATCCATAACCTCCATCCTTCCCCtccccctcctcctcctcatGCAACCCCTTCCCTTCCCAAAACATCATCTTCCATTGTCAAAGATTCATTTAAAAGTCCGTCTCCTctgcctcctcctcctcctcctcctccacctcCATCTTTAATTAGACAGTCCTCATTATCTTCAGCTGATGGCCCCTTGAGTATGAACAAGGCTGCTGCTATGCCTATTCGACCTCCCCCACCTCCGCTGTCAACTGGACAGACATCATCATCTTCaatacctcctcctcctcctcctatgTCTGGACTTCCTCCTTCTGCAATGTCTCATCCCCCTGCCCCACCTCCTCCTCCTGTTCCTTCGGTCACCACACCTAGTCCTCCTACATCACTGGctccacctccacctcctccCTCAGCTTCTGCATCTGCAAATGTTCCACCTGTACCCCCACCTCCACTTCCAAATGGATTGACAAGATCTGGCTCTTTGTCATCACAAGCTAATGCTAATGTGGCTCCAATTCCTGGACCGCCTCCAGTTCCCGGACCGCCTGGGGTTCCTGGACCGCCTGCAGCCCCTGGGCCGCCTGGGAAAGGACGTGGCCTGTTGCGAGCAAATTCCAAAGGTATCTGTACTAAAAAGAGCAATCTGAAACCTTACCATTGGTTAAAGTTAACAAGGGTCATGCAAGGAAGTTTATGGGCTGAGACACAAAAACTTGATGAAGCTTCAAG GACTCCAGAGTTTGACATGTCAGAACTGGAGTCTCTTTTCTCTGCAACTGCTCCAAATTCTGATGCAAATGAAGGAAAATCAACTCTCCGTTCTGGACAGAAAGTGGATAAAGTCCAACTG ATTGAACTCAGGCGTGCATATAACTGTGAGATCATGCTTTCAAAAGTCAAAATACCTTTGGCTGATCTAATG AGCTCTGTGCTAGCATTGGATGAATCAGCATTAGATATTGATCAGGTTGAAAACCTCATCAAGTTCTGCCCAACCAAGGAAGAGATGGAGCTGCTCAAG AACTATACTGGAGATAAGGAGCACTTAGGAAGGTGTGAACAGGTAAGTGGATTTTACTTATTTCTAACTACTCT NNNTAGAGTGGAAAACAAGCTAAGAGTTTTCTCTTTTAAGATTCAATTCAACTCTCAG GTTTCAGAACTCAAGAGAGACTTGAATATTGTGAACAGTGCATCTGAAGAG ATCAGGAGTTCAGTCAAGTTGAAAAGAATCATGCAGACCATTCTTTCTCTTGGCAATGCTTTGAACCACGGAACTGCAAGAG GTTCTGCACTTGGATTTCGATTGGATAGTCTCCTTAAACTCACTGATACACGTGCCAGGAACAACAAGATGACTCTTATGCATTATCTTTGTAAG GTGATTTCTAAAAAGCTTCCAGAGCTTTTAGAATTCCCCCAAGACCTAGTGAATTTGGAGGCTTCAACGAAG atacaattgaaatATTTGGCAGAGGAAATGCAAGCTATTAGTAAAGGACTGGAGAAAGTAGTTCAGGAATTGACAGCATCAGAGAATGATGGGCCGGTGTCAGTAAACTTCTGCCAG ATACTAAAGGAATTTCTTTCTAATGGTGAAGCTGAAGTGAGGGCTTTGGCTCAACTTTATGCTAATGTG GGTAGAAATGCAGATGCATTGGCTCTGTACTTCGGAGAAGATCCAGCACGTGTCCCATTTGAACAAG TTGTATCTACTCTTCTCAACTTTGTGAGGATGTTTGTCAAAGCGCATGAAGAAAACTGTAAGCAGATGGAATCCGATAAGAAGAAAGCGGAGAAGGAAGCAGAAAACGAGAAGGTGAAGATAACTCATAAGGAGTCAGAAAATGTGATGCAGCCGGCCATCAAAAGTGCGGATATCAATTGA
- the LOC107648521 gene encoding probable WRKY transcription factor 40 produces MDEKVEALQVELQRVKEENSALRLMFEVLSNKFKSLQSQIQDINKESEQIIGFNNSMPIVDSTNCKRPRLLEFPTAKRPLQIFVRINPKDDTLMIRDGYQWRKYGQKVTKDNVSPRAYFRCSMAPSCPAKKKVQKCIHDKSILVATYDGEHNHAAIQDSSMPSSSTPKGSVVNKNNNNNSKNNNDLPLPILENYKKWSHQTDSIRLCCDDVTMQKSNTKIEEYANSLIKDPEFTAALAEAVARTITGQSKEQDLNLNLGFQQGDEN; encoded by the exons ATGGATGAAAAG GTGGAAGCTCTTCAAGTGGAATTGCAACGTGTGAAAGAGGAGAATAGTGCTCTAAGATTGATGTTTGAGGTtctaagcaacaaattcaaaagccTTCAATCCCAAATTCAAGATATAAACAAGGAATCGGAGCAAATAATAGGCTTCAATAATTCAATGCCTATTGTTGACTCAACAAATTGCAAGAGACCAAGACTACTAGAGTTTCCGACAGCTAAAAGGCCATTGCAAATCTTTGTCAGAATCAACCCCAAGGATGATACTTTG ATGATAAGAGATGGATACCAATGGAGGAAGTATGGACAGAAGGTTACCAAAGACAATGTTTCACCAAGAGCCTACTTCAGGTGTTCCATGGCCCCTAGTTGCCCAGCCAAGAAGAAG GTGCAAAAATGCATACATGACAAGTCTATATTAGTTGCAACTTATGATGGAGAGCACAACCATGCTGCAATTCAAGATTCTTCAATGCCTTCTTCATCCACTCCCAAAGGCTCAGTggttaataaaaataacaataataatagtaaaaataataatgatTTACCTCTTCCAATcttagaaaattataaaaaatggtCTCATCAAACAGATTCAATAAGACTATGTTGTGATGATGTTACTATGCAAAAAAGTAACaccaaaattgaagaatatgcaAATTCCTTAATCAAAGATCCTGAGTTCACTGCAGCATTGGCTGAAGCAGTTGCACGCACCATCACTGGTCAGAGTAAGGAACAAGACCTAAACCTCAATTTGGGGTTCCAGCAGGGTGATGAAAACTGA